The Siniperca chuatsi isolate FFG_IHB_CAS linkage group LG12, ASM2008510v1, whole genome shotgun sequence genome has a segment encoding these proteins:
- the LOC122885783 gene encoding glutamate-rich protein 6-like isoform X1, whose amino-acid sequence MSQSPSYQRDTSSPESPKEGDFSPRQLYDNPKSLEEHETCEDQKDPIVDIIPDNYFSSLLNTQICAPLATNDLGKLCAAMLPQEQPITKSHWREPRCFSTSPIKKKLPVSPEFIEVRTLDGRFITLVNTHTQTDWEWVEQSLSFSCQVQKEIEDPQVLQAEVVSMDTDSSEVACSWEKTEDEEMPKEYDIPCVGPPRLIAYKPEPKQTHHAGKVPEVESKQDVHLAQCDYCQQLCQPFIQSELLENETDFERLFCCEQAKQMREVILEEKEKLAQKESGRKIDVNLHAPVMSERERETTQLQARKRLRHLQRKTKNENLNKELSLKNKTSVRQSKQIPYINDEPHIPRNNIRSTLQEETDGEPKEAIKKFYKSGKCFLTLYPDGTGNVFYPSGKAAIIISSAEADDFTYIILEDRDIAPSIKGIFTNKGHSTCYHPNGMIWLNLTPVGGLCLSETGAMKRRWNWLYFDPHVRNLPFQPLTFALGPHISVRIHSQERMYITFAHRQNSVRFSVGSKVKLIYPESHDKLWQDVLERYIQMKSSEIYSLLGQMQTCMSHHSANLSNIKPHYSFIAQTQRLSRQMEKEKSPEKIKEHVN is encoded by the exons atgagtcaGTCTCCATCCTACCAGAGAGATACTTCCTCTCCTGAGAGTCCTAAAGAAGGTGACTTCTCTCCTCGACAGCTTTATGACAACCCAAAGAGCCTGGAGGAGCACGAGACATGTGAAGACCAGAAAGATCCCATTGTTGATATTATACCCGACAACTACTTCAGCTCTCTTTTGAACACTCAAATCTGTGCTCCGCTTGCGACAAATGACCTTGGGAAACTATGTGCTGCCATGCTTCCACAAGAACAACCGATTACGAAAA GCCATTGGAGAGAACCAAGATGCTTCAGTACATCGCCTATAAAAAAGAAGCT TCCGGTCTCACCAGAGTTCATAGAGGTACGCACGCTGGATGGAAGATTCATTACTTTGGTGAACACTCACACCCAGACAGATTGGGAGTGGGTGGAGCAGAGCCTCTCTTTCAGCTGTCAAG TTCAAAAGGAAATTGAAGATCCCCAGGTGTTGCAGGCAGAGGTGGTGAGCATGGACACTGATTCTTCAGAGGTAGCCTGCTCATgggaaaaa acagaggatgaagagaTGCCAAAGGAGTATGACATACCTTGTGTGGGTCCACCTCGTCTCATAGCATACAAGCCAGAGCCAAAACAAACTCATCATGCTGGAAAG GTTCCAGAGGTTGAATCTAAACAGGATGTGCATCTTGCTCAGTGTGACTATTGCCAGCAGCTCTGTCAGCCCTTCATACAGAGTGAACTGCTGGAAAACGAAACAGACTTTGAGAGG ctCTTTTGTTGTGAGCAAGCTAAACAAATGAGAGAGGTTATcctggaagagaaagaaaaattggCACAGAAGGAGTCAGGTAGAAAGATTGATGTGAACCTTCATGCACCCGTcatgagtgagagggagagggaaactACTCAATTGCAGGCAAGGAAGAG GTTGAGACATTTGCagagaaaaactaaaaatgagAACTTGAATAAAGAATTAA GCCTCAAAAATAAAACCTCCGTCAGGCAGTCAAAACAGATTCCCTACATCAATGATGAGCCTCACATTCCTCGGAATAATATCAGATCTACACTACAAGAGGAGACAGATGGTGAGCCAAAG GAAGCAATTAAGAAGTTCTACAAAAGTGGGAAATGTTTTCTCACCTTATATCCAGACGGAACAGGTAATGTTTT TTATCCTTCTGGGAAAGCAGCCATTATAATATCCTCTGCAGAAGCTGATGACTTCACTTACATAATCTTGGAGGACAGGGACATAGCACCCAGCATCAAaggcattttcacaaataaaggcCACTCCACATGCTACCATCCCAATGGAATGATATG GTTGAATCTGACCCCTGTTGGAGGTCTCTGCCTCAGTGAGACAGGAGCTATGAAGAGGCGCTGGAATTGGTTGTATTTTGACCCGCATGTACGTAACCTTCCCTTCCAGCCTCTAACCTTTGCCCTGGGTCCACACATCAGTGTGCGTATACACTCACAAGAACGCATGTACATCACCTTCGCACATCGGCAAAACAGCGTGCGCTTCAGTGTGGGGTCAAAGGTTAAG CTCATTTATCCAGAGAGCCATGACAAGCTGTGGCAAGACGTTCTGGAGAGATATATCCAAATGAAGAGCTCAGAGATTTACTCTCTGCTTGGCCAGATGCAGACCTGCATGTCCCACCACTCTGCAAATCTGAGCAACATTAAGCCACATTACAGTTTCATTGCCCAGACGCAGCGGCTTAGCAGACAAATGGAAAAGGAGAAGTCACCCGAAAAGATAAAGGAGCATGTAAATTAA
- the LOC122885783 gene encoding glutamate-rich protein 6-like isoform X3, producing the protein MSQSPSYQRDTSSPESPKEGDFSPRQLYDNPKSLEEHETCEDQKDPIVDIIPDNYFSSLLNTQICAPLATNDLGKLCAAMLPQEQPITKSHWREPRCFSTSPIKKKLPVSPEFIEVRTLDGRFITLVNTHTQTDWEWVEQSLSFSCQVQKEIEDPQVLQAEVTEDEEMPKEYDIPCVGPPRLIAYKPEPKQTHHAGKVPEVESKQDVHLAQCDYCQQLCQPFIQSELLENETDFERLFCCEQAKQMREVILEEKEKLAQKESGRKIDVNLHAPVMSERERETTQLQARKRLRHLQRKTKNENLNKELSLKNKTSVRQSKQIPYINDEPHIPRNNIRSTLQEETDGEPKEAIKKFYKSGKCFLTLYPDGTGNVFYPSGKAAIIISSAEADDFTYIILEDRDIAPSIKGIFTNKGHSTCYHPNGMIWLNLTPVGGLCLSETGAMKRRWNWLYFDPHVRNLPFQPLTFALGPHISVRIHSQERMYITFAHRQNSVRFSVGSKVKLIYPESHDKLWQDVLERYIQMKSSEIYSLLGQMQTCMSHHSANLSNIKPHYSFIAQTQRLSRQMEKEKSPEKIKEHVN; encoded by the exons atgagtcaGTCTCCATCCTACCAGAGAGATACTTCCTCTCCTGAGAGTCCTAAAGAAGGTGACTTCTCTCCTCGACAGCTTTATGACAACCCAAAGAGCCTGGAGGAGCACGAGACATGTGAAGACCAGAAAGATCCCATTGTTGATATTATACCCGACAACTACTTCAGCTCTCTTTTGAACACTCAAATCTGTGCTCCGCTTGCGACAAATGACCTTGGGAAACTATGTGCTGCCATGCTTCCACAAGAACAACCGATTACGAAAA GCCATTGGAGAGAACCAAGATGCTTCAGTACATCGCCTATAAAAAAGAAGCT TCCGGTCTCACCAGAGTTCATAGAGGTACGCACGCTGGATGGAAGATTCATTACTTTGGTGAACACTCACACCCAGACAGATTGGGAGTGGGTGGAGCAGAGCCTCTCTTTCAGCTGTCAAG TTCAAAAGGAAATTGAAGATCCCCAGGTGTTGCAGGCAGAGGTG acagaggatgaagagaTGCCAAAGGAGTATGACATACCTTGTGTGGGTCCACCTCGTCTCATAGCATACAAGCCAGAGCCAAAACAAACTCATCATGCTGGAAAG GTTCCAGAGGTTGAATCTAAACAGGATGTGCATCTTGCTCAGTGTGACTATTGCCAGCAGCTCTGTCAGCCCTTCATACAGAGTGAACTGCTGGAAAACGAAACAGACTTTGAGAGG ctCTTTTGTTGTGAGCAAGCTAAACAAATGAGAGAGGTTATcctggaagagaaagaaaaattggCACAGAAGGAGTCAGGTAGAAAGATTGATGTGAACCTTCATGCACCCGTcatgagtgagagggagagggaaactACTCAATTGCAGGCAAGGAAGAG GTTGAGACATTTGCagagaaaaactaaaaatgagAACTTGAATAAAGAATTAA GCCTCAAAAATAAAACCTCCGTCAGGCAGTCAAAACAGATTCCCTACATCAATGATGAGCCTCACATTCCTCGGAATAATATCAGATCTACACTACAAGAGGAGACAGATGGTGAGCCAAAG GAAGCAATTAAGAAGTTCTACAAAAGTGGGAAATGTTTTCTCACCTTATATCCAGACGGAACAGGTAATGTTTT TTATCCTTCTGGGAAAGCAGCCATTATAATATCCTCTGCAGAAGCTGATGACTTCACTTACATAATCTTGGAGGACAGGGACATAGCACCCAGCATCAAaggcattttcacaaataaaggcCACTCCACATGCTACCATCCCAATGGAATGATATG GTTGAATCTGACCCCTGTTGGAGGTCTCTGCCTCAGTGAGACAGGAGCTATGAAGAGGCGCTGGAATTGGTTGTATTTTGACCCGCATGTACGTAACCTTCCCTTCCAGCCTCTAACCTTTGCCCTGGGTCCACACATCAGTGTGCGTATACACTCACAAGAACGCATGTACATCACCTTCGCACATCGGCAAAACAGCGTGCGCTTCAGTGTGGGGTCAAAGGTTAAG CTCATTTATCCAGAGAGCCATGACAAGCTGTGGCAAGACGTTCTGGAGAGATATATCCAAATGAAGAGCTCAGAGATTTACTCTCTGCTTGGCCAGATGCAGACCTGCATGTCCCACCACTCTGCAAATCTGAGCAACATTAAGCCACATTACAGTTTCATTGCCCAGACGCAGCGGCTTAGCAGACAAATGGAAAAGGAGAAGTCACCCGAAAAGATAAAGGAGCATGTAAATTAA
- the LOC122885783 gene encoding glutamate-rich protein 6-like isoform X2 produces MSQSPSYQRDTSSPESPKEGDFSPRQLYDNPKSLEEHETCEDQKDPIVDIIPDNYFSSLLNTQICAPLATNDLGKLCAAMLPQEQPITKSHWREPRCFSTSPIKKKLPVSPEFIEVRTLDGRFITLVNTHTQTDWEWVEQSLSFSCQVQKEIEDPQVLQAEVVSMDTDSSETEDEEMPKEYDIPCVGPPRLIAYKPEPKQTHHAGKVPEVESKQDVHLAQCDYCQQLCQPFIQSELLENETDFERLFCCEQAKQMREVILEEKEKLAQKESGRKIDVNLHAPVMSERERETTQLQARKRLRHLQRKTKNENLNKELSLKNKTSVRQSKQIPYINDEPHIPRNNIRSTLQEETDGEPKEAIKKFYKSGKCFLTLYPDGTGNVFYPSGKAAIIISSAEADDFTYIILEDRDIAPSIKGIFTNKGHSTCYHPNGMIWLNLTPVGGLCLSETGAMKRRWNWLYFDPHVRNLPFQPLTFALGPHISVRIHSQERMYITFAHRQNSVRFSVGSKVKLIYPESHDKLWQDVLERYIQMKSSEIYSLLGQMQTCMSHHSANLSNIKPHYSFIAQTQRLSRQMEKEKSPEKIKEHVN; encoded by the exons atgagtcaGTCTCCATCCTACCAGAGAGATACTTCCTCTCCTGAGAGTCCTAAAGAAGGTGACTTCTCTCCTCGACAGCTTTATGACAACCCAAAGAGCCTGGAGGAGCACGAGACATGTGAAGACCAGAAAGATCCCATTGTTGATATTATACCCGACAACTACTTCAGCTCTCTTTTGAACACTCAAATCTGTGCTCCGCTTGCGACAAATGACCTTGGGAAACTATGTGCTGCCATGCTTCCACAAGAACAACCGATTACGAAAA GCCATTGGAGAGAACCAAGATGCTTCAGTACATCGCCTATAAAAAAGAAGCT TCCGGTCTCACCAGAGTTCATAGAGGTACGCACGCTGGATGGAAGATTCATTACTTTGGTGAACACTCACACCCAGACAGATTGGGAGTGGGTGGAGCAGAGCCTCTCTTTCAGCTGTCAAG TTCAAAAGGAAATTGAAGATCCCCAGGTGTTGCAGGCAGAGGTGGTGAGCATGGACACTGATTCTTCAGAG acagaggatgaagagaTGCCAAAGGAGTATGACATACCTTGTGTGGGTCCACCTCGTCTCATAGCATACAAGCCAGAGCCAAAACAAACTCATCATGCTGGAAAG GTTCCAGAGGTTGAATCTAAACAGGATGTGCATCTTGCTCAGTGTGACTATTGCCAGCAGCTCTGTCAGCCCTTCATACAGAGTGAACTGCTGGAAAACGAAACAGACTTTGAGAGG ctCTTTTGTTGTGAGCAAGCTAAACAAATGAGAGAGGTTATcctggaagagaaagaaaaattggCACAGAAGGAGTCAGGTAGAAAGATTGATGTGAACCTTCATGCACCCGTcatgagtgagagggagagggaaactACTCAATTGCAGGCAAGGAAGAG GTTGAGACATTTGCagagaaaaactaaaaatgagAACTTGAATAAAGAATTAA GCCTCAAAAATAAAACCTCCGTCAGGCAGTCAAAACAGATTCCCTACATCAATGATGAGCCTCACATTCCTCGGAATAATATCAGATCTACACTACAAGAGGAGACAGATGGTGAGCCAAAG GAAGCAATTAAGAAGTTCTACAAAAGTGGGAAATGTTTTCTCACCTTATATCCAGACGGAACAGGTAATGTTTT TTATCCTTCTGGGAAAGCAGCCATTATAATATCCTCTGCAGAAGCTGATGACTTCACTTACATAATCTTGGAGGACAGGGACATAGCACCCAGCATCAAaggcattttcacaaataaaggcCACTCCACATGCTACCATCCCAATGGAATGATATG GTTGAATCTGACCCCTGTTGGAGGTCTCTGCCTCAGTGAGACAGGAGCTATGAAGAGGCGCTGGAATTGGTTGTATTTTGACCCGCATGTACGTAACCTTCCCTTCCAGCCTCTAACCTTTGCCCTGGGTCCACACATCAGTGTGCGTATACACTCACAAGAACGCATGTACATCACCTTCGCACATCGGCAAAACAGCGTGCGCTTCAGTGTGGGGTCAAAGGTTAAG CTCATTTATCCAGAGAGCCATGACAAGCTGTGGCAAGACGTTCTGGAGAGATATATCCAAATGAAGAGCTCAGAGATTTACTCTCTGCTTGGCCAGATGCAGACCTGCATGTCCCACCACTCTGCAAATCTGAGCAACATTAAGCCACATTACAGTTTCATTGCCCAGACGCAGCGGCTTAGCAGACAAATGGAAAAGGAGAAGTCACCCGAAAAGATAAAGGAGCATGTAAATTAA
- the LOC122885783 gene encoding uncharacterized protein LOC122885783 isoform X5, whose product MSQSPSYQRDTSSPESPKEGDFSPRQLYDNPKSLEEHETCEDQKDPIVDIIPDNYFSSLLNTQICAPLATNDLGKLCAAMLPQEQPITKSHWREPRCFSTSPIKKKLPVSPEFIEVRTLDGRFITLVNTHTQTDWEWVEQSLSFSCQVQKEIEDPQVLQAEVVSMDTDSSEVACSWEKTEDEEMPKEYDIPCVGPPRLIAYKPEPKQTHHAGKVPEVESKQDVHLAQCDYCQQLCQPFIQSELLENETDFERLFCCEQAKQMREVILEEKEKLAQKESGRKIDVNLHAPVMSERERETTQLQARKRLRHLQRKTKNENLNKELSLKNKTSVRQSKQIPYINDEPHIPRNNIRSTLQEETDGEPKEAIKKFYKSGKCFLTLYPDGTASNLCPGSTHQCAYTLTRTHVHHLRTSAKQRALQCGVKG is encoded by the exons atgagtcaGTCTCCATCCTACCAGAGAGATACTTCCTCTCCTGAGAGTCCTAAAGAAGGTGACTTCTCTCCTCGACAGCTTTATGACAACCCAAAGAGCCTGGAGGAGCACGAGACATGTGAAGACCAGAAAGATCCCATTGTTGATATTATACCCGACAACTACTTCAGCTCTCTTTTGAACACTCAAATCTGTGCTCCGCTTGCGACAAATGACCTTGGGAAACTATGTGCTGCCATGCTTCCACAAGAACAACCGATTACGAAAA GCCATTGGAGAGAACCAAGATGCTTCAGTACATCGCCTATAAAAAAGAAGCT TCCGGTCTCACCAGAGTTCATAGAGGTACGCACGCTGGATGGAAGATTCATTACTTTGGTGAACACTCACACCCAGACAGATTGGGAGTGGGTGGAGCAGAGCCTCTCTTTCAGCTGTCAAG TTCAAAAGGAAATTGAAGATCCCCAGGTGTTGCAGGCAGAGGTGGTGAGCATGGACACTGATTCTTCAGAGGTAGCCTGCTCATgggaaaaa acagaggatgaagagaTGCCAAAGGAGTATGACATACCTTGTGTGGGTCCACCTCGTCTCATAGCATACAAGCCAGAGCCAAAACAAACTCATCATGCTGGAAAG GTTCCAGAGGTTGAATCTAAACAGGATGTGCATCTTGCTCAGTGTGACTATTGCCAGCAGCTCTGTCAGCCCTTCATACAGAGTGAACTGCTGGAAAACGAAACAGACTTTGAGAGG ctCTTTTGTTGTGAGCAAGCTAAACAAATGAGAGAGGTTATcctggaagagaaagaaaaattggCACAGAAGGAGTCAGGTAGAAAGATTGATGTGAACCTTCATGCACCCGTcatgagtgagagggagagggaaactACTCAATTGCAGGCAAGGAAGAG GTTGAGACATTTGCagagaaaaactaaaaatgagAACTTGAATAAAGAATTAA GCCTCAAAAATAAAACCTCCGTCAGGCAGTCAAAACAGATTCCCTACATCAATGATGAGCCTCACATTCCTCGGAATAATATCAGATCTACACTACAAGAGGAGACAGATGGTGAGCCAAAG GAAGCAATTAAGAAGTTCTACAAAAGTGGGAAATGTTTTCTCACCTTATATCCAGACGGAACAG CCTCTAACCTTTGCCCTGGGTCCACACATCAGTGTGCGTATACACTCACAAGAACGCATGTACATCACCTTCGCACATCGGCAAAACAGCGTGCGCTTCAGTGTGGGGTCAAAGGTTAA
- the LOC122885783 gene encoding glutamate-rich protein 6-like isoform X4, with amino-acid sequence MCCHASTRTTDYENPVSPEFIEVRTLDGRFITLVNTHTQTDWEWVEQSLSFSCQVQKEIEDPQVLQAEVVSMDTDSSEVACSWEKTEDEEMPKEYDIPCVGPPRLIAYKPEPKQTHHAGKVPEVESKQDVHLAQCDYCQQLCQPFIQSELLENETDFERLFCCEQAKQMREVILEEKEKLAQKESGRKIDVNLHAPVMSERERETTQLQARKRLRHLQRKTKNENLNKELSLKNKTSVRQSKQIPYINDEPHIPRNNIRSTLQEETDGEPKEAIKKFYKSGKCFLTLYPDGTGNVFYPSGKAAIIISSAEADDFTYIILEDRDIAPSIKGIFTNKGHSTCYHPNGMIWLNLTPVGGLCLSETGAMKRRWNWLYFDPHVRNLPFQPLTFALGPHISVRIHSQERMYITFAHRQNSVRFSVGSKVKLIYPESHDKLWQDVLERYIQMKSSEIYSLLGQMQTCMSHHSANLSNIKPHYSFIAQTQRLSRQMEKEKSPEKIKEHVN; translated from the exons ATGTGCTGCCATGCTTCCACAAGAACAACCGATTACGAAAA TCCGGTCTCACCAGAGTTCATAGAGGTACGCACGCTGGATGGAAGATTCATTACTTTGGTGAACACTCACACCCAGACAGATTGGGAGTGGGTGGAGCAGAGCCTCTCTTTCAGCTGTCAAG TTCAAAAGGAAATTGAAGATCCCCAGGTGTTGCAGGCAGAGGTGGTGAGCATGGACACTGATTCTTCAGAGGTAGCCTGCTCATgggaaaaa acagaggatgaagagaTGCCAAAGGAGTATGACATACCTTGTGTGGGTCCACCTCGTCTCATAGCATACAAGCCAGAGCCAAAACAAACTCATCATGCTGGAAAG GTTCCAGAGGTTGAATCTAAACAGGATGTGCATCTTGCTCAGTGTGACTATTGCCAGCAGCTCTGTCAGCCCTTCATACAGAGTGAACTGCTGGAAAACGAAACAGACTTTGAGAGG ctCTTTTGTTGTGAGCAAGCTAAACAAATGAGAGAGGTTATcctggaagagaaagaaaaattggCACAGAAGGAGTCAGGTAGAAAGATTGATGTGAACCTTCATGCACCCGTcatgagtgagagggagagggaaactACTCAATTGCAGGCAAGGAAGAG GTTGAGACATTTGCagagaaaaactaaaaatgagAACTTGAATAAAGAATTAA GCCTCAAAAATAAAACCTCCGTCAGGCAGTCAAAACAGATTCCCTACATCAATGATGAGCCTCACATTCCTCGGAATAATATCAGATCTACACTACAAGAGGAGACAGATGGTGAGCCAAAG GAAGCAATTAAGAAGTTCTACAAAAGTGGGAAATGTTTTCTCACCTTATATCCAGACGGAACAGGTAATGTTTT TTATCCTTCTGGGAAAGCAGCCATTATAATATCCTCTGCAGAAGCTGATGACTTCACTTACATAATCTTGGAGGACAGGGACATAGCACCCAGCATCAAaggcattttcacaaataaaggcCACTCCACATGCTACCATCCCAATGGAATGATATG GTTGAATCTGACCCCTGTTGGAGGTCTCTGCCTCAGTGAGACAGGAGCTATGAAGAGGCGCTGGAATTGGTTGTATTTTGACCCGCATGTACGTAACCTTCCCTTCCAGCCTCTAACCTTTGCCCTGGGTCCACACATCAGTGTGCGTATACACTCACAAGAACGCATGTACATCACCTTCGCACATCGGCAAAACAGCGTGCGCTTCAGTGTGGGGTCAAAGGTTAAG CTCATTTATCCAGAGAGCCATGACAAGCTGTGGCAAGACGTTCTGGAGAGATATATCCAAATGAAGAGCTCAGAGATTTACTCTCTGCTTGGCCAGATGCAGACCTGCATGTCCCACCACTCTGCAAATCTGAGCAACATTAAGCCACATTACAGTTTCATTGCCCAGACGCAGCGGCTTAGCAGACAAATGGAAAAGGAGAAGTCACCCGAAAAGATAAAGGAGCATGTAAATTAA